The sequence GGTGGTCCTTCGCGAGCCGCGCCAACTCCTCGCCGTAGATGACCTCTTCCGCGCTGGAACTGCTGTAGAGCAACGCCATGCGGTCGTGCGCCGAGCGGTCGGAGAGCCGTGTGCGGATCATGCTCATGATGGGCGTCACCCCGCTGCCCGCCGCGACGAGCACGATCTCCTCCGGCGGCTGCGGCTCCGCGTGGAAGTGGCCTGACGGGCCGCGCACCGCGATACGGTCGCCTGCCCGGAGACTCCGATGGGCATGGGCGGAGAACCGGCCGCCCTCGATGTGCTTGACGGTGATTTCCAGCCGGGCCGATCCGGGCACCGAGGAGGCCGAGTAGGCCCGCCGCACCGGGCGCCCGTCGATGTCGGCGACGAGGGTGAAGAACTGGCCCGGCCGGAAGTCGAACGGGCCCGGTTCCCGCCCGAAGTCCTCCAGGACGAGGGTGACCGCGCTCGGCGTCTCCCTGCGCACCTCGGCGATCCGCACCTCCCGCGGGGACTGCCGCTCCCCGCGGTCCTCCCGGCCGCCGCCGACGGCCCGGCTGCGGTACGGGAGACGGCGACGCCGCCCGCTCCTGCCGGGCGCGAGGGCGTCGTACCCCTCCTTGCGCAGCCCGGAGCTGTAGACGCGGTCGGCCACCAGCCGCAGCAACCGGGGCAGGCCCGGGACCGCCATGAGCGCCTTCAGCAGGAAGGCGCGTGAACCGCCTTCCGCCTCGGCCGAGTTGGCGGCGAGATGCTGCCCCGCCAGTGCCATCAGGTCCGGCACCGCCTCCTGGCCGAGGCGGGCTCCGGGGGACCACAGCCGCGAGCGCGCCACGGCGTCGTTGCCGGTGAGCTCCGCGTACTCGACGTCGATGAGCAGCGCCGCGTGCGGGGGTGTCCCGCGCAGCGCCATCGTTTCCAGCAGCGCGGGATCGTCGGTGATCGCACCCCGGCCCCGGATGTGCAGCACACCGGTGCGTCCCGGTACGAGCGCGGCGAGGGAGAGCCGGTCGTCCTGCAACAGGTTGCGCAGCGTATCGGCACGCTTGTTGCCCCTCCGGTCCGGCAGGACGAGGGTCCGGCCGTCAAGCACCCGCACCGCCGCCTGCCGGTCGCCGCGCGGGCTCGTATCGGCGCCACCGGACGCGTCCCAGGTGGACAGCGCGAGGAACGGCGCCGCCGCCAGGAACTCGGCGACCCCGGGTTCACCGAGCGGGCCGGGTCCCGGGGCGGGGGGCTCGGCGGGGCGACGGGCGGGGGTGGCCAGTTCGGTCGGGGCGGCCGGAGCCAGGCCGCCACCCGAGGCCGACTCCCCGCCCGCCCCAGGTCGCTCCCACAGCCGGGACCGCAGCACGGCCTGCGCACAGTGCACGAACGCCTCCGCGACATCGACCCCGACCTCCGCCCCCTTCCTCCGGGCGGCCACCGAACCGTTGACCCGCAGGATCTCCCCGACGCCCGGCAGGAGGAAGAAGAACGAGACCGGGCCGTGCGGGTCGGCGGGTTCGGGCAGGAGGAACGAGATCCGCGTGGGCGAATGGACACGGACGAACCCCGGTGCCCCACCGATGAAGGTGGTCCTGCTGGTGCCGTCGGCGGCCCGGTAGCCGAAGGCCGCGACCGGGGAGCAGGCCAGGACGGTCCGGCAGCCCTCGTCGAGGGTTTTGATCTGTTTGAGCATGACCATCGACGGCGGCCGGCCGACGGTCCTCTCGACCTCGTCCACCGTCGTCAGCCGGTGCGCACCGCCCGGCCGGTCCGTCCGGTCCGTCTTCTCCACAGGAACTCCCTCTCCGTCCGTCCGACCGTCCGACGCGCCCCGGTCTCAGCCCGGGCTGGACCGCCCCAGGCGCCAGTAGCCGACGAACGTCACATCCCGCTTGGGCACACCGCGCTCGTTGACCAGATACCGCCGCACCGATGTGGCCAGCCGGGACTCCCCCGCGACCCACGTGAAGAACCGGCCGGACGGCAGCGCCCCGCCGCGCACCCCGGCCAGGGCCAGGGTTCCGGGCCGCAGCGCCGCGTCGTCGCGGGCGTACCAGTGGATACGGACGCCTGCGGGCGCCTCGACGGACCGGGTGTCGGCCGAGGACGCCACCTCCAGGTGAACCTCCGTCGGCGGCGGGGCAGTTGCTCCGTCGAGGATCGACAGGATGGCGGGCAGCGCGGTCTCGTCGCCGACCAGCAGCTGTCCCTCCGCGTGCTCCGGCAGGCGGTACGTGGTGCCGGTGTCGAAGATCCCCGCCGGGTCGCCCGGCTCCACCCGGCGTACCCAGGACGACAGAGCCGTGTCGCCGTGCAGGGCGAACTCGATGTCGATCTCGCCCGCCTCCGGCCGCGCCCGCCGGACCGTCAGGTTGCGGACCCAGGGGCGGACGGACTTCGGCACCAGCATCAGCTGGGCGATCCACGCCTCGTTCGAGACGGTCGGCATCCGCAGTCCGGTCTGCCCTTCCCGGGGGAAGAACAGCCGAACCGCCTGGTCGCCACCGGCGACCACCAGGTCCCGTACGGCGGGACCGCCCAGGGTGACGCTCGTGAAACCCGGGCTGAGGTACTCACGGCGGAGCACCTCCAGCGTGATCATCGTGCGCGACTCGGGAAGGTGGACCCTGGGGATCACGGCAGGTCACCCGCGCCGGAAAAAGTGCTTTCTTCGCAGGTCATGGCACTATTGTGAGTAATAGCTCAGCTCTTTGGCTACTCGCATTTCACGCGCCGCAGGAGGCCCCTCATGCCATCGGCCGACCGTCGTCTCCAACCACGTCGCAAGCCTCGCCAGGTGCGCGCCGAGCTCACCCGCGAGCGCATCCTCGACGCCGCTGCTCACGTTTTCGCGGAGTACGGGTACGCCGCCGGCACCACCAACCGCATCGCCGAGCACGCCCGTATCTCCATCGGGTCCCTGTACCAGTACTTCCCGAACAAGGACTCCGTCCTCGCCGAGCTGCTGGTGCGGCACATCGACCGTGGCGCGTGGACACAGGCCGCTCAGCTGGACCTGTCGCCGGGGAGCCTGCGGACGATGGCACGGGCGCTGGTCCGCGACGCGATCGGCAACCACCGCGACGATCCGCAGCTGCTGCGGATCATGATCGAGGAGGCGTCGTTCTCGCAGGAGCTGCTGGACACGATCGACCGGCACGGGAAGAAGCGGGTGAGCCAGGTACGTGACCTCCTCGCCCGGCATCCGGACGTCCGCGTACGAGACCTGGACACCGCGGCCGAACTGATCCTGTTCACCGTCGAGATGAACACGCACAAGCACATGGCCGATCCGCGGTCCATCCCGGAGGAGGCGCTGGAGAACGAGCTGACGGACATGGTCACGCGCTACCTGCGCGGCGACCGGTAGCCGCCACGGACGCCGCCCTTCCCCGTGGGACGCGCGCGAAGGTGCCGCGCTGACGGGCTCAGGTCACCCCTGGCCCTGCCCGACGCTGCCCATCGGCCCGATCTCCACCGACGGGTCAGGACTGTCGGTGACGGGCAGCGAGGACTCCCCCGGCCACTTGAGGGTCACCGACTTCTTCTCGTCCGGGGGCGTGACCACGAGCTCCTTGATCTTGACGCCGGAACCACCGGATTCGTTCGCCTTGTAGAAGATGCCGAAGTAGGTGGGCTCACCGCTCTTCAGCACCGTCCCGTCGTCCGTCTGGTCCCTGCGCGCCGCAGGGATCGCGCCCTCGCTCGACAACAGGTTCACCCCCGCGAATCCCTTGATGGAGCATGCGCGATCGGACGTGTTCAGCAGCTTGACGGCGACCGTATTGGTCTCGTCGCCGCCGATGGTCGCGTCGCTCGCGGTGATCGTGAGGTCGTCCGTGTGGCACCGCTCCGGCTTGCTCCCCGTACCGGCGGACCCCTGGCCCGCCGAGCCCTGGTCCGGCGACCCCTGGCCCGGCGTCTCCTCCGATGATCCGGCCCCGGTGGACGCGCCCTCCGGCTGCTCGGCGGGAGCGGATTCCGTCTGCTCGTCGGCCGGGGTGGTGGCGCTGGAGGAGGACGAGGCGCTGCCGGCGTTCGTCGCGTTGTCGTCGCCCCCGCACGCGGACAGGGAGAGTCCCGCGACGACGGCTGCGGCAGTGACGGCAATCCTGCTCTTCCGCATGAATGCGCTCCTCGAATGTCATGGAGGCCCCGCCATCCGTTCACCCCTTGTGCGGCGGTATCGGGTGGTCAGGCCCTCACGCGGTTCACCCCCGCCTGCCCTCCACCACACCCTCGAAACCGCTTACCGCCCTCACGGGCCCGCAGGCCGCTCCTCCGCCATGGGCGCCACCGCCGCCACCTCCGCCACCTCCGCCCACACCGTCTTCCCGATCGGATGACGCGGCTCCCACCCCCACCGCGTCGCCAGGCACTCCACCAGGAACAAGCCGCGCCCCGACTCCCGGTCATCCGGCGGCAGGACCGCCTCCTCGGGCGTCCGGCCGAGCCGCGCGTCCGAGACCTCGATACGGAACCGGCTCGCGGCCCCCTCGTGGTCCACCCGCACCGCGAACTCCCGTCCCGGCAGGCTCCCGTGCCGCACCGCGTTGGCAGCCAGCTCCGCCACCACCAGTGCCACGGTGCACGACACGTCCGTCATCGGCCCGAATCCCCACTGCCCCAACTGCCGCACCACGGCGTGCCGCGCCTCCTGCGCGCCCTGCGGCGTGGAAGGGAACTGCCGGGACAGCGAGCCGTACCCGTTGCCGCTCAGCCCGAAGCCGCGCCGGACGGAAGGAGCCGCCTCCCGCCCAT is a genomic window of Streptomyces sp. SID8374 containing:
- a CDS encoding 2Fe-2S iron-sulfur cluster-binding protein, with product MEKTDRTDRPGGAHRLTTVDEVERTVGRPPSMVMLKQIKTLDEGCRTVLACSPVAAFGYRAADGTSRTTFIGGAPGFVRVHSPTRISFLLPEPADPHGPVSFFFLLPGVGEILRVNGSVAARRKGAEVGVDVAEAFVHCAQAVLRSRLWERPGAGGESASGGGLAPAAPTELATPARRPAEPPAPGPGPLGEPGVAEFLAAAPFLALSTWDASGGADTSPRGDRQAAVRVLDGRTLVLPDRRGNKRADTLRNLLQDDRLSLAALVPGRTGVLHIRGRGAITDDPALLETMALRGTPPHAALLIDVEYAELTGNDAVARSRLWSPGARLGQEAVPDLMALAGQHLAANSAEAEGGSRAFLLKALMAVPGLPRLLRLVADRVYSSGLRKEGYDALAPGRSGRRRRLPYRSRAVGGGREDRGERQSPREVRIAEVRRETPSAVTLVLEDFGREPGPFDFRPGQFFTLVADIDGRPVRRAYSASSVPGSARLEITVKHIEGGRFSAHAHRSLRAGDRIAVRGPSGHFHAEPQPPEEIVLVAAGSGVTPIMSMIRTRLSDRSAHDRMALLYSSSSAEEVIYGEELARLAKDHPDRLSVTHVLSRRDGRLDADRVRRWVTGAPPARDAHYYVCGPAPLTALVREVLAGLGVPDGQVHHERYTGGTETGAATTVPRRMTVERDGEPVGSVVVEPGQTLLDAGLAAGLPMPYSCTVGNCGDCMVRLRGGEVTQGEPNCLTERQKADGYVLACVGCPLSEVTLDITDP
- a CDS encoding siderophore-interacting protein yields the protein MIPRVHLPESRTMITLEVLRREYLSPGFTSVTLGGPAVRDLVVAGGDQAVRLFFPREGQTGLRMPTVSNEAWIAQLMLVPKSVRPWVRNLTVRRARPEAGEIDIEFALHGDTALSSWVRRVEPGDPAGIFDTGTTYRLPEHAEGQLLVGDETALPAILSILDGATAPPPTEVHLEVASSADTRSVEAPAGVRIHWYARDDAALRPGTLALAGVRGGALPSGRFFTWVAGESRLATSVRRYLVNERGVPKRDVTFVGYWRLGRSSPG
- a CDS encoding TetR/AcrR family transcriptional regulator, whose protein sequence is MPSADRRLQPRRKPRQVRAELTRERILDAAAHVFAEYGYAAGTTNRIAEHARISIGSLYQYFPNKDSVLAELLVRHIDRGAWTQAAQLDLSPGSLRTMARALVRDAIGNHRDDPQLLRIMIEEASFSQELLDTIDRHGKKRVSQVRDLLARHPDVRVRDLDTAAELILFTVEMNTHKHMADPRSIPEEALENELTDMVTRYLRGDR
- a CDS encoding DUF4232 domain-containing protein: MRKSRIAVTAAAVVAGLSLSACGGDDNATNAGSASSSSSATTPADEQTESAPAEQPEGASTGAGSSEETPGQGSPDQGSAGQGSAGTGSKPERCHTDDLTITASDATIGGDETNTVAVKLLNTSDRACSIKGFAGVNLLSSEGAIPAARRDQTDDGTVLKSGEPTYFGIFYKANESGGSGVKIKELVVTPPDEKKSVTLKWPGESSLPVTDSPDPSVEIGPMGSVGQGQG
- a CDS encoding ATP-binding protein produces the protein MVPMTGKRMSAAEKADGREAAPSVRRGFGLSGNGYGSLSRQFPSTPQGAQEARHAVVRQLGQWGFGPMTDVSCTVALVVAELAANAVRHGSLPGREFAVRVDHEGAASRFRIEVSDARLGRTPEEAVLPPDDRESGRGLFLVECLATRWGWEPRHPIGKTVWAEVAEVAAVAPMAEERPAGP